A window from Mya arenaria isolate MELC-2E11 chromosome 9, ASM2691426v1 encodes these proteins:
- the LOC128246393 gene encoding uncharacterized protein LOC128246393 — MKGYDGYFLLEYLIDQSIRPNKIIYSGSKIMYMTIEKGLNITIIDSLNFLPMKLAALPKTFGLTEMKKGWFPHLCNTRENQTYIGPYPDAKYYGYDFMSAREREELLAWLDSKKEETFDFRKEMLEYCRSDVDILRKACLTLKDLLKTATQTSALLTKKKKGKIVKEMCPVSVDPFNYSTIASVCMGIFKTKFFEEEWEVKINDAKEWTPARYIDGNLEILKNDTWIKEGHLEEDDIIKTKRFIKSPIAQIPSVRKDSFSRMSLQWLELMSKQDGITIQHALNGGEKTLPGTRYKLDGYCAETNTAYEYHGCVFHGCPVCYAEDTIHPLTSRSMRELYVMTQKKKTYIERLGMTYKCIWEHEFQNQLHSDPKLQQYVTSLDFTDRLDPRDSFFGGRTNASRLYYKTTGDEQIKYIDFTSLYPWVNKYCQYPVGHPEIVTSNFKTISDYFGIAKVKILPPRGLYHPVLPYRSNGKLKFPLCKTCADTENQNDCICSKDERAIIGTWCTPELQTAVQQGYTIIQIYEVYHWSDTTKYNPSTQEGGLFAKYINTFLKFKQEASGPPDWIKTEEDVLKYINDYFQKEGVSLQSDMILKNPGLRALAKLCLNSFWGKFGQRLNMRQTQFFHQSEVDKFFQIFTDPMKQPQNFHIVAEDTLQMEWTYKNDCLPVDNKTNIYLATFTTCWARLKLYSVLEDLDRRVIYFDTDSIVYVSQPGQYDPPLGDYLGELTDELSEGEHIVEFVSAGPKNYAYKTNTNNETCKVRGFTLHFTNSQMINFDSVKQIVTCPEALSAVTVVNPRKICRDKRKRKLYNRKEEKTYQMVYTKRRRIDNFDTVPYGY; from the coding sequence ATGAAAGGATATGACGGTTATTTTCTACTTGAGTATCTCATTGACCAGTCCATACGCCCGAACAAAATCATTTACAGTGGTTCcaaaattatgtatatgacGATAGAAAAAGGTCTTAACATCACAATTATAGACAGTTTGAATTTTCTCCCCATGAAGCTTGCTGCCCTGCCAAAGACGTTTGGCTTAACAGAGATGAAAAAGGGTTGGTTTCCTCACTTATGCAACACTAGGGAAAACCAGACTTATATTGGACCGTACCCAGACGCTAAATATTACGGATATGATTTCATGAGTGCCAGAGAACGAGAAGAATTGTTGGCTTGGCTCGATTCTAAGAAAGAAGAGACCTTTGACTTCCGAAAAGAAATGCTTGAGTATTGTCGTAGTGAcgttgatattttaagaaaagctTGTTTAACCTTAAAAGATTTGTTGAAAACCGCCACGCAGACTTCTGCCTTATTAACGAAAAAGAAAAAGGGCAAGATTGTTAAAGAGATGTGTCCCGTCTCTGTTGACCCCTTTAACTATTCAACCATCGCTTCCGTGTGTATGGGTATCTTCAAAACCAAGTTTTTTGAAGAAGAATGGGAGGTCAAAATCAATGACGCCAAAGAGTGGACACCTGCCCGATACATTGACGGtaacttagaaattctgaaGAACGATACTTGGATTAAAGAAGGGCATCTAGAAGAAGACGATATTATCAAAACTAAACGGTTTATAAAATCTCCTATTGCTCAAATTCCGTCTGTCAGAAAAGACAGTTTCAGTCGGATGTCTCTACAGTGGCTGGAGTTGATGTCCAAACAAGATGGTATCACTATTCAACACGCTCTCAATGGCGGAGAAAAGACATTACCGGGAACACGGTACAAATTGGATGGCTACTGTGCCGAAACCAATACGGCTTACGAGTACCACGGTTGTGTCTTTCATGGTTGTCCCGTCTGTTACGCAGAGGACACAATTCACCCATTAACTAGCCGGTCAATGCGAGAACTCTACGTCATGACCCAGAAGAAAAAGACGTATATTGAGCGTCTAGGAATGACCTACAAATGTATTTGGGAAcatgaatttcaaaatcaactccATTCTGATCCGAAACTTCAACAATATGTGACCTCTTTGGACTTTACTGACCGACTGGATCCCCGAGATAGTTTCTTTGGTGGTAGAACCAATGCCAGTCGGCTTTACTATAAAACTACAGGTGATGAACAAATCAAGTACATCGATTTTACTTCACTCTATCCGTGGGTCAATAAATACTGTCAATACCCTGTAGGACACCCTGAAATAGTAacatcaaatttcaaaacaatcagTGACTACTTTGGTATTGCCAAAGTAAAAATACTACCGCCTAGAGGACTCTATCACCCAGTACTTCCTTACCGTTCAAATGGAAAACTCAAGTTCCCACTATGTAAAACATGCGCCGATACAGAAAACCAAAATGATTGCATCTGTTCGAAAGATGAAAGGGCGATAATTGGAACCTGGTGTACACCGGAACTTCAAACGGCTGTACAGCAAGGATACACAATCATTCAAATCTACGAAGTGTACCATTGGTCTGACACGACAAAATACAATCCCTCTACACAAGAGGGGGGTCTGTTTGCCAAGTACATCAACACCTTTCTCAAGTTCAAACAGGAGGCAAGCGGCCCTCCCGACTGGATCAAAACTGAGGAGGATGTCCTCAAATATATCAATGACTACTTTCAAAAGGAAGGCGTCTCGCTACAGAGTGATATGATCCTTAAAAATCCCGGATTGAGGGCGTTGGCCAAGTTGTGCCTCAATAGTTTCTGGGGTAAATTCGGACAACGTCTTAACATGCGACAAACACAGTTTTTCCACCAGTCGGAAGTGGACAagttttttcaaatattcactGATCCTATGAAACAACCGCAGAACTTTCACATCGTCGCTGAAGACACACTTCAAATGGAATGGACGTACAAGAATGACTGTCTACCTGTGGATAACAAAACCAACATTTATTTGGCCACATTCACGACCTGTTGGGCCAGACTTAAACTCTACAGTGTATTAGAAGATTTGGATCGTCGAGTAATCTACTTTGATACCGATTCTATTGTCTACGTGAGTCAACCCGGTCAGTACGATCCACCACTAGGTGACTATCTGGGTGAACTCACCGATGAGCTGAGTGAAGGTGAACACATTGTCGAgtttgtgtctgcaggtccaaAAAACTACGCATATAAGACCAATACAAACAACGAAACCTGCAAAGTGAGAGGTTTCactttacattttacaaacagtCAAATGATCAACTTTGACAGTGTGAAACAGATAGTTACATGCCCAGAAGCGCTATCAGCAGTAACAGTAGTTAATCCGAGAAAAATATGTAGGGACAAAAGAAAACGAAAGCTCTACAatagaaaagaagaaaaaacatacCAAATGGTATACACGAAGCGTAGAAGAATAGACAACTTTGATACGGTACCTTATGGTTACTGA